Proteins co-encoded in one Quercus robur chromosome 8, dhQueRobu3.1, whole genome shotgun sequence genomic window:
- the LOC126697398 gene encoding uncharacterized protein LOC126697398 isoform X2 — protein sequence MPYHLSDNLRTKSMEETNVSLRLLINTESQRVLFAEADKSFIDFLFHILSLPVGTFITILTKQGMVGSLGNIYESIENINITCLQPNLNKETLLKSKVHISGGGTGVTLLLPKVKSPSTSRYWYRCSRNYSCYSYVSNDSSAKCPSCLRSMNDDVNFVDPPRATNVGSSSSEEGYVKGVVTYMVMDDLVVKPMSTISCVTLLNRFNVKDVGVLEEKVVDLGIDEGVKLLKASLQSKTVLTDVLLPLLKPEGKLETTMGGNGADAVAAPAAGGAPAAVAANSKNEENVEDTGDEE from the exons ATGCCATATCATTTGTCCGATAATCTTCGAACAAAGTCCATGGAAGAAACCAATGTGAGTTTGAGACTTCTGATAAacacagaaagccaaagagtGCTTTTTGCTGAAGCAGACAAGAGCTTCATCGACTTCCTCTTTCACATTTTGTCCCTGCCCGTCGGAACTTTCATTACGATTCTCACAAAGCAAGGAATGGTGGGGAGCTTGGGAAACATTTACGAAAgcattgaaaatataaatattacttGCCTTCAACCAAACTTGAACAAAGAGACTCTCCTGAAGTCCAAAGTACATATCTCTGGTGGTGGTACTGGAGTCACTCTCCTATTGCCAAAGGTTAAATCACCTTCCACTTCCAGGTACTGGTATAGGTGCTCTAGAAACTATAGCTGTTACTCATATGTGAGTAATGACTCCAGCGCAAAGTGTCCTTCGTGCCTGCGCTCTATGAATGACGATGTAAATTTCGTAGACCCACCACGCGCAACGAATGTGGGCTCTTCCTCCAGTGAGGAAGGGTACGTGAAAGGAGTGGTTACATACATGGTGATGGATGACCTAGTGGTGAAACCCATGTCCACCATCTCTTGTGTCACTCTGCTTAACAGGTTTAATGTCAAGGATGTAGGGGTTCTTGAAGAGAAAGTGGTCGATTTGGGCATCGATGAG GGAGTGAAGTTGCTGAAGGCTTCTCTGCAGTCAAAGACTGTTCTCACTGATGTTCTTCTTCCATTGTTGAAACCAGAAGGAAAACTAGAG ACAACCATGGGAGGCAATGGTGCTGATGCTGTTGCTGCCCCCGCTGCTGGTGGTGCCCCTGCAGCAGTTGCTGCTAATTCGAAGAATGAGGAAAACGTGGAAGACACAGGGGATGAAGAATGA
- the LOC126697398 gene encoding uncharacterized protein LOC126697398 isoform X1, translating into MPYHLSDNLRTKSMEETNVSLRLLINTESQRVLFAEADKSFIDFLFHILSLPVGTFITILTKQGMVGSLGNIYESIENINITCLQPNLNKETLLKSKVHISGGGTGVTLLLPKVKSPSTSRYWYRCSRNYSCYSYVSNDSSAKCPSCLRSMNDDVNFVDPPRATNVGSSSSEEGYVKGVVTYMVMDDLVVKPMSTISCVTLLNRFNVKDVGVLEEKVVDLGIDEGVKLLKASLQSKTVLTDVLLPLLKPEGKLESERQTTMGGNGADAVAAPAAGGAPAAVAANSKNEENVEDTGDEE; encoded by the exons ATGCCATATCATTTGTCCGATAATCTTCGAACAAAGTCCATGGAAGAAACCAATGTGAGTTTGAGACTTCTGATAAacacagaaagccaaagagtGCTTTTTGCTGAAGCAGACAAGAGCTTCATCGACTTCCTCTTTCACATTTTGTCCCTGCCCGTCGGAACTTTCATTACGATTCTCACAAAGCAAGGAATGGTGGGGAGCTTGGGAAACATTTACGAAAgcattgaaaatataaatattacttGCCTTCAACCAAACTTGAACAAAGAGACTCTCCTGAAGTCCAAAGTACATATCTCTGGTGGTGGTACTGGAGTCACTCTCCTATTGCCAAAGGTTAAATCACCTTCCACTTCCAGGTACTGGTATAGGTGCTCTAGAAACTATAGCTGTTACTCATATGTGAGTAATGACTCCAGCGCAAAGTGTCCTTCGTGCCTGCGCTCTATGAATGACGATGTAAATTTCGTAGACCCACCACGCGCAACGAATGTGGGCTCTTCCTCCAGTGAGGAAGGGTACGTGAAAGGAGTGGTTACATACATGGTGATGGATGACCTAGTGGTGAAACCCATGTCCACCATCTCTTGTGTCACTCTGCTTAACAGGTTTAATGTCAAGGATGTAGGGGTTCTTGAAGAGAAAGTGGTCGATTTGGGCATCGATGAG GGAGTGAAGTTGCTGAAGGCTTCTCTGCAGTCAAAGACTGTTCTCACTGATGTTCTTCTTCCATTGTTGAAACCAGAAGGAAAACTAGAG AGTGAGAGACAGACAACCATGGGAGGCAATGGTGCTGATGCTGTTGCTGCCCCCGCTGCTGGTGGTGCCCCTGCAGCAGTTGCTGCTAATTCGAAGAATGAGGAAAACGTGGAAGACACAGGGGATGAAGAATGA